The proteins below are encoded in one region of Meriones unguiculatus strain TT.TT164.6M chromosome 18, Bangor_MerUng_6.1, whole genome shotgun sequence:
- the Ccndbp1 gene encoding cyclin-D1-binding protein 1 isoform X1 has protein sequence MASSTASAPSFPPPLEQLRRLAAELRLLLPQVRVGEAQKTAEEFNRELFWRRLNESAVKVSGEATILTTLFCRLPLPSPQETQRICEHVYIVIKEIIAIYYSLPKDQGITLRKLVRSATLDIVDGMAQLLEILLSTPFQRYVDIGDLISCNSVSVACQQVSEIPEDNKAAALLMLTKSVDFVKDAHEEMEQAIEECDPYCGLLNDSEDNADSHNDENGVVGLPSNRDSYWSEEDQELITPCLALVRASRASLKKIRILVAENGQKDQVAQLDDIVDISDEISPSVDDLVLSMYPPVCHLTVRISSAKLVSVLIKALEITKASHVTPQPEDSWIPLLINAIHHCMDRIKELTQRAAEL, from the exons ATGGCGAGCTCGACCGCTTCAGCCCCCTCCTTTCCTCCGCCTCTGGAGCAGCTCCGGCGCTTAGCCGCCGAGCTGCGGTTGCTTCTGCCTCAAGTGCGGG TCGGCGAAGCCCAGAAGACAGCCGAGGAGTTTAACCGAGAGTTGTTTTGGAGAAGACTCA ATGAGTCAGCAGTGAAAGTGTCAGGGGAAGCCACGATTCTGACCACGCTCTTTTGTCGACTTCCACTGCCGTCTCCACAG GAAACCCAGAGGATCTGTGAGCATGTCTATATTGTCATCAAGGAAATTATTGCAATATATTATTCACTTCCTAAAGATCAGG GAATTACCCTGAGAAAGCTGGTGCGAAGTGCTACTCTGGACATTGTGGACGGCATGGCTCAGCTTCTGGAAATACTTCTCAGCACTCCGTTTCAGAGGTA CGTTGACATCGGTGACCTTATTTCCTGCAATAGCGTCTCAGTCGCTTGCCAGCAGGTGTCTGAGATCCCAGAAG ATAACAAAGCTGCAGCCCTTTTGATGCTGACAAAGAGTGTGGATTTTGTGAAAGATGCACATGAGGAAATGGAGCAG GCTATCGAAGAATGTGACCCTTACTGTGGCCTGTTGAATGATTCTGAGGACAACGCTGACAGCCACAATGATGAGAATGGTGTAGTGGGGCTTCCCAGCAATCGGGACTCATACTGGTCAGAGGAAGATCAGGAGCTCATCACCCCGTGCCTTGCGTTGGTGAGAGCCTCCCGAGCCTCCCTTAAGAAGATCCGGATCTTAGTGGCTGAGAATGGACAGAAGGATCAGGTGGCTCAGCTGGATGACATTGTGGATATTTCTGATGAGATCAGCCCCAG TGTGGATGATTTGGTTCTGAGCATGTATCCACCTGTGTGTCACCTCACTGTGCGGATCAGT tctgCGAAATTGGTGTCTGTTTTAATAAAGGCCCTTGAAATTACAAA AGCAAGTCATGTGACTCCCCAGCCAGAAGATAGCTGGATCCCTTTACTCATTAATGCCATTCATCATTGCATGGACAGAATTAAGGAGCTCACTCAGCGTGCAGCTGAGTTATGA
- the Ccndbp1 gene encoding cyclin-D1-binding protein 1 isoform X2 gives MASSTASAPSFPPPLEQLRRLAAELRLLLPQVRVGEAQKTAEEFNRELFWRRLNESAVKVSGEATILTTLFCRLPLPSPQETQRICEHVYIVIKEIIAIYYSLPKDQGITLRKLVRSATLDIVDGMAQLLEILLSTPFQSVDIGDLISCNSVSVACQQVSEIPEDNKAAALLMLTKSVDFVKDAHEEMEQAIEECDPYCGLLNDSEDNADSHNDENGVVGLPSNRDSYWSEEDQELITPCLALVRASRASLKKIRILVAENGQKDQVAQLDDIVDISDEISPSVDDLVLSMYPPVCHLTVRISSAKLVSVLIKALEITKASHVTPQPEDSWIPLLINAIHHCMDRIKELTQRAAEL, from the exons ATGGCGAGCTCGACCGCTTCAGCCCCCTCCTTTCCTCCGCCTCTGGAGCAGCTCCGGCGCTTAGCCGCCGAGCTGCGGTTGCTTCTGCCTCAAGTGCGGG TCGGCGAAGCCCAGAAGACAGCCGAGGAGTTTAACCGAGAGTTGTTTTGGAGAAGACTCA ATGAGTCAGCAGTGAAAGTGTCAGGGGAAGCCACGATTCTGACCACGCTCTTTTGTCGACTTCCACTGCCGTCTCCACAG GAAACCCAGAGGATCTGTGAGCATGTCTATATTGTCATCAAGGAAATTATTGCAATATATTATTCACTTCCTAAAGATCAGG GAATTACCCTGAGAAAGCTGGTGCGAAGTGCTACTCTGGACATTGTGGACGGCATGGCTCAGCTTCTGGAAATACTTCTCAGCACTCCGTTTCAGAG CGTTGACATCGGTGACCTTATTTCCTGCAATAGCGTCTCAGTCGCTTGCCAGCAGGTGTCTGAGATCCCAGAAG ATAACAAAGCTGCAGCCCTTTTGATGCTGACAAAGAGTGTGGATTTTGTGAAAGATGCACATGAGGAAATGGAGCAG GCTATCGAAGAATGTGACCCTTACTGTGGCCTGTTGAATGATTCTGAGGACAACGCTGACAGCCACAATGATGAGAATGGTGTAGTGGGGCTTCCCAGCAATCGGGACTCATACTGGTCAGAGGAAGATCAGGAGCTCATCACCCCGTGCCTTGCGTTGGTGAGAGCCTCCCGAGCCTCCCTTAAGAAGATCCGGATCTTAGTGGCTGAGAATGGACAGAAGGATCAGGTGGCTCAGCTGGATGACATTGTGGATATTTCTGATGAGATCAGCCCCAG TGTGGATGATTTGGTTCTGAGCATGTATCCACCTGTGTGTCACCTCACTGTGCGGATCAGT tctgCGAAATTGGTGTCTGTTTTAATAAAGGCCCTTGAAATTACAAA AGCAAGTCATGTGACTCCCCAGCCAGAAGATAGCTGGATCCCTTTACTCATTAATGCCATTCATCATTGCATGGACAGAATTAAGGAGCTCACTCAGCGTGCAGCTGAGTTATGA